A region from the Acidiferrobacter sp. SPIII_3 genome encodes:
- the cmr5 gene encoding type III-B CRISPR module-associated protein Cmr5 yields MSKPTLEQQRAQDAWSRCGDYTKEDVNIVKGLPALIMNSGLMQVLAFCHGKKGANEKVAQHLRAWLAKRFEGTARAVDFEPFMQALLNAKPADYQAITAEAFAWLRWMRQMAPARNADKGG; encoded by the coding sequence ATGAGTAAACCCACTCTGGAACAGCAACGTGCGCAGGACGCGTGGAGCCGGTGCGGCGATTATACCAAGGAGGACGTCAACATCGTCAAGGGTTTGCCGGCACTCATTATGAATAGCGGACTTATGCAGGTGCTGGCGTTTTGTCATGGAAAAAAGGGCGCGAACGAAAAGGTCGCGCAACATCTACGCGCCTGGCTTGCAAAGCGCTTCGAAGGCACGGCTCGCGCCGTCGATTTCGAACCGTTCATGCAGGCATTGCTGAATGCCAAGCCTGCTGATTATCAAGCCATAACCGCCGAAGCCTTCGCCTGGTTGCGATGGATGCGGCAGATGGCGCCCGCGCGCAATGCAGACAAGGGAGGCTAG
- the cmr6 gene encoding type III-B CRISPR module RAMP protein Cmr6 yields MPIAAVPKYLGQEFSDASPGLRFGMYLNLWGVNQRTNDVLWETHDIAYEERGQQRQEREVPHENKCFALKGAGRLNDADKRAMRALAERQSALAATVANEQLLRFDAHAVAPFTTGLGNEHPLENGFAFLSPYGLPYLPGSGVKGVLRQAARELASGDWGDTCGWSEDKADPLDPGEDRTHISRIDIMFGLESQDGDHEHLRGALSVWDVVPQIKGDSLMVEIMTPHQSHYYQQKSDRKRGSSMSPHDSGQPTPITFLTVPPGSGFTFFVTCDTSRLSRLAPELLQTPWDSDTPRWKALMAGVFEHAFEWLGFGAKTAVGYGVMSEVGGTDTLSQGKAKAEAAEVIWQSATLTYNPGSGEIKASFEGKVTAGLKGQDAEKLLSKLDEERARKLRKNKKLSDVPARVRPNGNMWLLLGLAES; encoded by the coding sequence ATGCCGATCGCGGCCGTACCCAAGTATCTGGGGCAAGAATTCAGCGACGCCTCGCCCGGGCTCAGGTTTGGGATGTACCTCAACCTCTGGGGCGTTAACCAGCGCACGAACGACGTGCTTTGGGAAACACACGACATTGCTTATGAGGAGCGTGGCCAGCAACGGCAGGAACGCGAAGTCCCACACGAAAATAAGTGTTTTGCCCTGAAAGGTGCCGGACGCTTGAACGACGCGGACAAGCGCGCGATGCGGGCCCTTGCCGAGCGCCAGTCCGCGTTGGCGGCGACGGTCGCGAATGAACAGTTGCTCCGCTTCGATGCCCACGCCGTCGCACCGTTCACCACGGGCCTGGGCAACGAACACCCACTGGAAAACGGCTTCGCTTTTTTGAGCCCCTACGGTTTGCCCTATCTTCCTGGTAGTGGGGTCAAGGGCGTCCTACGCCAAGCGGCCCGAGAACTGGCTTCCGGAGACTGGGGTGACACGTGCGGCTGGAGCGAGGACAAGGCCGACCCGCTTGATCCAGGGGAGGATCGAACCCACATTTCCCGCATTGACATTATGTTCGGTCTCGAGTCCCAGGACGGCGACCATGAACATCTGCGCGGCGCGCTTAGCGTCTGGGATGTGGTCCCCCAGATCAAGGGCGACAGCCTGATGGTCGAAATCATGACACCGCACCAGTCGCATTACTATCAGCAAAAAAGTGATCGCAAGAGGGGCAGTAGCATGAGCCCCCATGACTCCGGCCAGCCCACTCCCATCACCTTCCTCACGGTGCCGCCGGGTTCTGGTTTTACGTTCTTCGTCACTTGCGACACATCGCGTCTTTCCCGCCTTGCGCCCGAGCTCCTACAAACTCCCTGGGATTCTGATACCCCTCGGTGGAAGGCCCTTATGGCCGGGGTCTTCGAGCATGCTTTCGAATGGCTTGGTTTTGGCGCCAAGACAGCGGTGGGTTATGGGGTCATGAGTGAGGTGGGGGGCACGGACACCTTGTCGCAAGGCAAGGCGAAGGCTGAGGCGGCTGAAGTCATTTGGCAATCCGCAACATTAACCTACAATCCGGGATCGGGCGAGATAAAGGCAAGTTTTGAGGGCAAGGTGACGGCCGGGCTCAAGGGGCAGGATGCGGAAAAGCTGCTCTCGAAGCTCGATGAGGAGCGCGCCAGAAAGCTGCGGAAAAACAAAAAACTGTCGGATGTTCCGGCACGTGTCAGGCCCAATGGCAATATGTGGCTTTTGCTGGGTTTGGCTGAGTCTTGA